One region of Acidobacteriota bacterium genomic DNA includes:
- a CDS encoding response regulator produces the protein MTVPTSPEQRLEALGRYNRQALAGSPSLTQLVSLAAGVARTPVALLSLLEKDQEVVLANYRWNLSKIPFESSFIPRVIDSVEPVLIGDTTADEMARSNPLVTERPYIRFYGGFPLTTTDGRRIGALQVLDTTSRQLESGQVEHLSTIASLAIRELDDARRIAQLEEAVRSEELTREALKESEDRIRDLFESLDDIIMTLFADGRIFNLNKAGAEHLGFFEPKDHPRSIFDLVGHADLPEFRETFSGVVQSQIRQPVQTTFVTEHGKVVIVEGTLIPKVEDGETRFIRVIFRDVTDRVGTEKELGKARDQALTAARAKMSFLTNMSHEIRTPMNIVIGMTELLLSTDLDDDQKDLAQTSLANAEQLLTTLDNVLHVSKLESGNLSVTEADFDPRTTLTRLVDVTNIMASEKNVRLQLDIEDDLPLVLRGDVARVRQVLGNLIANAVKFNRDTKVTVSAKVADETATHSIVRFEVADKGVGIPQEKLGSLFDPFTQVDDSVRRAQGGMGLGLATAKQLVELMGGAIGVKSKVGDGSTFWFNIPFQKLSSDSISVTARKRGFPGLRVLVLDRTYTSRKILEHYFADWGVRPRLETTLESALQRLNSQASLGEPYDLFMFDYRLGDKTGIEVAEKIRSDPATADTHLITMIPLGESLDDTKIRAHGISGYVSKPVEQWELFDRLSAALAARIGASVAKGYEPSAPTVRTTTVAPPDASTPRPARTTELRILLAEDKPLNQKLTLSQLKALGFTADVAGNGEQVLEALSRKSYDVILMDCQMPVIDGYEATMRIRQDEGPERRVRIIALTAHAVAGEREKCLAAGMDDYLSKPTRQADLKAALEKI, from the coding sequence ATGACAGTTCCGACATCTCCAGAACAGCGTCTCGAGGCACTCGGGCGATACAACCGACAGGCTCTCGCTGGAAGCCCGTCGCTCACCCAGCTGGTCAGCCTCGCAGCCGGCGTCGCCCGGACCCCCGTGGCGCTTTTGAGCCTCCTCGAGAAGGATCAGGAGGTCGTACTCGCGAACTATCGGTGGAACCTCTCGAAGATTCCGTTCGAGAGCTCGTTCATCCCGCGTGTAATCGACAGCGTCGAGCCGGTCCTGATCGGCGACACGACCGCCGACGAGATGGCGCGATCGAACCCGCTCGTTACGGAAAGGCCATACATCCGGTTCTACGGCGGGTTCCCGCTCACGACCACCGACGGTAGGAGAATTGGCGCGCTCCAGGTTCTCGACACCACTTCGAGGCAGCTCGAGTCCGGGCAGGTGGAGCATCTTTCGACCATCGCTTCCCTGGCCATCCGCGAGCTCGATGACGCCCGGCGCATCGCGCAGCTCGAGGAAGCGGTTCGTTCCGAAGAGCTGACGCGCGAAGCGCTCAAAGAGAGCGAAGACCGCATCAGAGATCTCTTCGAGAGCCTCGACGACATCATCATGACGCTGTTCGCCGATGGGCGGATCTTCAATCTCAACAAGGCCGGAGCCGAGCATTTAGGCTTTTTCGAACCCAAGGATCATCCGCGATCGATTTTCGATCTCGTCGGGCATGCCGACCTCCCCGAGTTTCGCGAAACGTTCAGCGGAGTCGTCCAGTCCCAGATCCGGCAACCGGTGCAGACCACCTTCGTGACCGAGCATGGAAAGGTCGTCATCGTCGAAGGAACCCTTATTCCGAAGGTCGAGGACGGAGAGACCCGCTTCATCCGTGTCATCTTCCGCGACGTAACCGACCGCGTGGGCACGGAAAAGGAGCTCGGCAAGGCGCGCGATCAGGCCCTGACCGCGGCACGCGCGAAAATGAGCTTCCTCACGAACATGTCTCACGAGATCCGGACGCCGATGAACATCGTCATCGGAATGACGGAGCTTCTCCTCTCGACCGACCTCGACGACGACCAGAAGGATCTCGCACAGACGTCGCTCGCAAACGCCGAGCAACTGCTCACCACTCTCGACAACGTTCTCCACGTCTCGAAGCTGGAGTCCGGAAATCTGTCGGTCACCGAAGCCGACTTCGACCCGCGGACGACCCTGACACGGCTCGTGGACGTGACCAACATCATGGCGAGCGAAAAGAACGTCCGGCTCCAGCTCGACATCGAAGACGACCTCCCGCTCGTCCTCCGGGGAGACGTTGCACGAGTCCGACAGGTTCTGGGGAACCTGATCGCGAATGCCGTCAAGTTCAACCGGGACACGAAGGTCACGGTCTCTGCAAAAGTCGCCGACGAGACCGCCACCCACTCGATCGTCCGATTCGAAGTGGCCGACAAGGGAGTCGGGATTCCACAGGAAAAGCTCGGGAGCCTCTTCGATCCCTTCACTCAGGTCGACGACTCGGTACGCCGTGCCCAAGGCGGAATGGGACTCGGCCTCGCCACCGCGAAACAGCTCGTCGAGCTGATGGGCGGCGCCATCGGCGTCAAGAGCAAGGTCGGCGATGGATCGACATTCTGGTTCAACATTCCTTTTCAGAAACTCTCGAGCGATTCGATCTCGGTGACCGCGAGGAAGAGAGGCTTTCCCGGGCTCCGGGTCCTCGTGCTCGACCGCACCTACACCAGCCGGAAAATTCTCGAACATTACTTCGCCGACTGGGGCGTCAGGCCGAGGCTCGAAACCACTCTCGAATCGGCGCTTCAGCGGCTCAACAGCCAGGCCTCGCTCGGCGAACCCTACGATCTGTTCATGTTCGATTACCGGCTCGGCGACAAAACCGGGATCGAAGTCGCCGAAAAAATCCGATCCGATCCGGCGACTGCCGACACCCACCTCATCACGATGATTCCTCTCGGGGAGTCGCTCGATGACACGAAGATCCGCGCTCACGGGATCTCCGGCTACGTCTCGAAGCCCGTCGAACAGTGGGAGCTGTTCGACAGACTCTCTGCAGCGCTCGCTGCCCGCATCGGCGCTTCGGTGGCAAAGGGTTACGAACCATCAGCCCCAACAGTCAGAACCACGACTGTGGCGCCCCCCGACGCGTCCACCCCTCGCCCTGCGCGAACCACCGAGCTGCGTATCCTTCTCGCGGAGGACAAGCCGCTCAATCAGAAACTGACTCTCAGTCAGCTGAAGGCTCTCGGTTTCACCGCCGATGTCGCCGGCAATGGCGAACAGGTGCTGGAAGCGCTCTCCCGCAAGAGTTATGACGTCATTCTGATGGACTGCCAGATGCCCGTCATCGACGGTTATGAAGCTACGATGCGGATCCGTCAGGACGAGGGACCGGAGCGGCGGGTTCGAATCATCGCGCTCACCGCTCACGCCGTCGCCGGTGAGCGGGAGAAATGTCTCGCCGCAGGTATGGATGATTACCTCTCAAAGCCTACCCGTCAGGCGGATCTCAAGGCTGCGCTCGAAAAGATCTGA
- a CDS encoding O-methyltransferase encodes MRSSPDAILQEPITRYLDALLPPADLLLAKMEKFASEHGHPIADRDVARLLEILTIGFRPNRVVEVGTNIGYSVVAMGRHLPAGAVIESIEIDHDTLEDARRFIDEARLECTIELHEGAALDVLPGLAGGIDLAFIDCVKTEYLQYLELLIPRMRRGGMIALDNLLWKGEVAGTERSAEAEALHEVNHFLMKDPRLTSVVVPMSDGIGLAVVDG; translated from the coding sequence ATGAGATCCAGTCCCGATGCCATCCTTCAGGAACCGATCACCCGTTATCTCGATGCGCTTCTTCCCCCGGCGGATCTGCTGCTGGCGAAGATGGAGAAGTTCGCGAGCGAGCACGGTCATCCGATCGCCGACCGTGACGTGGCGCGCCTGCTGGAGATTCTCACGATCGGTTTCCGCCCGAACCGGGTCGTGGAGGTCGGGACCAACATCGGCTACTCGGTCGTTGCAATGGGAAGGCATCTGCCGGCCGGCGCCGTCATCGAGTCGATCGAGATCGATCACGACACGCTCGAGGATGCCCGGCGTTTCATCGATGAGGCGCGTCTCGAATGCACCATCGAGCTTCACGAAGGCGCTGCACTCGACGTTCTTCCGGGGCTCGCCGGCGGGATCGATCTCGCCTTCATCGACTGCGTCAAGACCGAGTATCTCCAGTACCTCGAGCTGTTGATCCCGAGGATGCGCCGCGGTGGAATGATCGCGCTCGACAACCTTCTCTGGAAAGGGGAAGTGGCAGGAACAGAAAGAAGCGCCGAGGCGGAGGCGCTTCACGAGGTCAATCATTTCCTGATGAAGGATCCCCGACTCACCTCGGTCGTGGTTCCGATGAGCGACGGAATCGGATTGGCGGTCGTCGACGGCTGA
- a CDS encoding DUF1573 domain-containing protein — protein sequence MQSKSVRTLFMLALVLMVATVALAEAKITVENPVKDFGTVAKGETLEWTFKVKNTGANDLEILKVQPACGCTVADFDSVIRPGTTGDIKAVVDTNAFNGPISKSVTITSNDPTTPTTMVTIKAVVQPFVEAWPAGFLRYNILQGQADKQSVVIFSEEETPFEVTRIEVPGSWAKAEFEKLGEADRVNAGRKGQNQYRVDVTVGGPDVPVGPLVDKIYIHSNSVRQPVYTLNLSGIVRPSYNVMPTVLNFGEVNSGDVASSRVVTVMSNDREAPGSFMIEKVESTIPGVLVVNSRATDTPGRYEIEVRVRDGAKAGNVDGQLKIYTTDMGTPVFTLPVKGVVKG from the coding sequence ATGCAGTCGAAGTCTGTGCGTACGCTGTTCATGCTCGCGCTCGTGCTGATGGTCGCCACCGTGGCGCTCGCCGAGGCGAAGATCACCGTCGAGAATCCCGTCAAGGATTTCGGCACAGTTGCCAAGGGCGAAACGCTCGAGTGGACCTTCAAGGTGAAAAACACCGGAGCGAACGATCTCGAGATTCTGAAGGTTCAACCCGCCTGTGGCTGTACGGTTGCGGATTTCGACTCCGTCATCCGCCCGGGTACCACCGGAGACATCAAGGCGGTCGTCGATACGAATGCGTTCAACGGTCCGATCAGCAAGAGCGTGACGATCACCTCGAACGATCCGACTACGCCGACGACGATGGTCACGATCAAGGCGGTCGTGCAGCCCTTCGTCGAGGCCTGGCCCGCCGGCTTCCTTCGCTACAACATCCTCCAGGGGCAGGCCGACAAGCAGAGTGTGGTGATCTTCTCCGAGGAGGAGACGCCGTTCGAAGTCACGCGGATTGAAGTGCCCGGTTCGTGGGCGAAAGCGGAGTTCGAGAAGCTCGGCGAGGCGGATCGCGTCAACGCTGGCCGGAAGGGGCAGAATCAGTACCGGGTCGACGTGACCGTGGGTGGTCCCGACGTTCCGGTCGGACCGCTGGTCGACAAGATTTACATCCACAGCAACTCCGTCAGACAGCCCGTCTACACGCTGAATCTCTCCGGCATCGTCCGCCCGAGCTACAACGTGATGCCGACAGTGCTCAACTTCGGTGAGGTCAACAGCGGTGACGTAGCCTCCTCGCGTGTGGTCACGGTGATGTCGAATGATCGCGAGGCGCCGGGTTCGTTCATGATCGAGAAGGTGGAGTCGACGATTCCGGGAGTTCTCGTGGTCAACAGCCGCGCAACCGACACGCCCGGCCGTTACGAGATCGAGGTGCGGGTTCGCGACGGAGCAAAAGCAGGCAACGTCGATGGCCAGCTCAAGATCTACACGACCGACATGGGGACGCCGGTTTTCACGCTTCCCGTCAAGGGAGTCGTCAAGGGCTGA
- the mpl gene encoding UDP-N-acetylmuramate:L-alanyl-gamma-D-glutamyl-meso-diaminopimelate ligase: MPRITSFNDIKKVYLIGICGTAMASLAGMLQKRGYEVTGSDENVYPPMSTYLESLGIPILEGYTGEHLDTFRPDLVVVGNAAAMTNPEAARVLENDLPYTSMPEAIYQLFIHGKHSIVITGTHGKTSTTSLMAWLLEAAGRDPGYVVGGIPVNFGHNFKLGEGPEFVIEGDEYNTAFFDKGPKFLHYHADSLLLNNIEFDHADIYDSLDTIIASFRAAVEQTGRDDLIVANGDDDNVEGLRQYARGEWLTFGQSEACDVRVTDIDLSPEGASFRILWEGKEWAGLRAPISGIHNVLNAVATLAIARRRGLEAEVLQEGLETFRGIKRRMEVRGIVRGVTVIDDFAHHPTAIATTLEGARKTYPNRRIWALYEPRSATSARKQFEEGYRESFRKADRFILGPIFHKKRYGVSYPAESLMSVDSILEDLNSAGVDARQIEDFDEIARHVGRTAEEGDVVIAMSSGAFGGIHEKILKELESAKG, from the coding sequence TTGCCACGGATCACCTCATTCAACGACATCAAAAAGGTCTACCTCATCGGTATCTGCGGTACCGCGATGGCCTCGCTCGCAGGCATGCTGCAGAAGCGCGGATACGAGGTAACGGGCTCGGACGAGAACGTCTATCCCCCGATGTCGACCTATCTCGAGAGTCTCGGCATCCCGATCCTCGAAGGGTATACGGGCGAGCACCTCGATACGTTCCGCCCCGACCTGGTCGTGGTCGGAAATGCGGCTGCCATGACCAACCCGGAAGCCGCACGGGTCCTCGAGAACGACCTCCCCTACACGTCGATGCCCGAGGCGATCTACCAGCTCTTCATCCACGGAAAACACTCGATCGTGATCACCGGAACCCACGGCAAGACCTCGACAACGTCGCTCATGGCCTGGCTTCTCGAAGCTGCCGGACGCGATCCCGGATACGTCGTCGGGGGCATCCCGGTCAACTTCGGCCACAACTTCAAGCTCGGCGAAGGGCCGGAATTCGTCATCGAAGGCGACGAGTACAACACGGCGTTCTTCGACAAGGGCCCGAAGTTCCTCCATTACCATGCCGACAGCCTGCTGCTGAACAACATCGAGTTCGATCATGCCGATATCTATGACTCGCTCGATACGATCATCGCCTCGTTCCGAGCCGCGGTGGAACAGACCGGCAGAGACGATCTGATCGTCGCGAATGGCGATGACGACAACGTCGAGGGACTGCGGCAATATGCGCGCGGTGAATGGCTGACGTTTGGCCAGTCCGAGGCCTGCGATGTCCGCGTCACCGATATCGACCTCAGTCCCGAGGGGGCGTCGTTTCGCATCCTATGGGAAGGAAAGGAGTGGGCCGGGTTGCGCGCGCCGATCTCTGGAATCCACAACGTGCTCAACGCGGTCGCGACGCTCGCGATCGCCCGGCGCCGCGGTCTCGAGGCGGAGGTTCTTCAGGAGGGGCTGGAAACATTTCGCGGAATCAAGCGGCGAATGGAGGTTCGGGGGATCGTGCGCGGCGTGACCGTCATCGACGATTTCGCCCACCACCCGACCGCGATCGCGACGACGCTCGAGGGAGCGAGAAAAACCTACCCGAACCGCCGCATCTGGGCTCTCTACGAGCCCCGGTCGGCAACTTCCGCGAGAAAACAGTTCGAAGAAGGCTATCGCGAGTCGTTCCGGAAAGCCGATCGCTTCATCCTCGGGCCGATCTTCCACAAGAAACGTTACGGCGTGAGCTACCCGGCAGAGAGTCTGATGTCGGTCGATTCGATACTCGAGGATCTCAACTCCGCCGGAGTCGATGCGCGTCAGATCGAAGATTTCGACGAAATCGCACGGCACGTCGGACGCACCGCGGAAGAGGGTGACGTCGTGATCGCCATGTCGTCCGGAGCGTTCGGAGGCATCCACGAAAAGATCCTGAAAGAGCTCGAGTCTGCGAAGGGATGA
- a CDS encoding GreA/GreB family elongation factor, whose translation MNLSKTVRGLVDAGETDKVESAWMEAVERDPSPTADFLEAGKILRKAGERALSETLLELLAEAQKEKELWHERLETLKELARLSKRPASLRDDIVETLEKGWGARKNYERVVKVVGLDGDNPADKAAKIESWLNYEPGETFFMTGRGVGIVTELNPELGVARLDFESEKNFPVPLGAAPRFLEPVSESHVLRRRFTDEEAVRREAADSPREFIGRVLSDFGRPMTQSELKDAMLSVLPASKWTSWWATAKKNPRVVMSGKGAKATYAWAASTEAADERVLARFAQAKPAQKMKIARRESGRNAEVADKMADILARDAEKLAERDPAAAWEILATLEKLPGQHDTELDPDQLLLDIPPARITSGITDRSLREKAIGRIAEISENPARALEEIFFSETDSRVLTLIFTLLDEGGHEAVARRVVEQTLRYPRRFPRAFMWFANRADSASKLPERADYNMIYQLNELLSSEMPPAERLKVKEFFDKGRLAMRIVGERDQPDEARRLHAALDRFGQLEPFRRDGLKAAIEMKHPSVRDVPDDEPIVALASSIAQKRDELERIRNVEIPATLKQIKEAREMGDLRENFEYKAARDRQEYLASRVAALTAELSRVRVLDPATIDTRVARPGTSLLLKDPAGEERRISILGPWESDPDKAIYSLESEAAKKLLGQPVGSRVSLFGIDYEIVSIDPWQQSA comes from the coding sequence TTGAATCTGTCTAAAACCGTTCGTGGCCTCGTGGATGCTGGCGAGACCGACAAGGTGGAATCCGCCTGGATGGAGGCCGTCGAGCGCGATCCCTCACCAACCGCAGACTTTCTCGAAGCGGGAAAGATTCTCCGCAAAGCAGGTGAACGAGCGTTGTCGGAGACCCTGCTCGAGCTTCTGGCCGAAGCACAGAAGGAAAAGGAGCTCTGGCACGAACGGCTGGAGACGCTCAAGGAGCTCGCCCGGCTCTCGAAACGACCGGCATCGTTGCGTGATGACATCGTCGAGACCCTCGAAAAGGGATGGGGGGCTCGAAAGAATTACGAGCGGGTCGTGAAGGTCGTCGGTCTCGACGGCGACAACCCGGCAGACAAGGCCGCGAAGATCGAGAGCTGGCTCAACTACGAGCCCGGAGAGACATTTTTCATGACGGGTCGGGGGGTTGGAATCGTGACCGAGCTCAATCCGGAGCTCGGCGTCGCGCGGCTCGACTTCGAGAGCGAGAAGAATTTTCCGGTACCGCTCGGCGCTGCCCCGAGGTTCCTCGAACCGGTCTCGGAATCCCACGTTCTGCGGCGCCGGTTCACCGACGAGGAAGCGGTCCGGCGCGAGGCAGCCGATTCGCCCCGGGAGTTCATCGGGAGAGTCCTTTCCGATTTTGGCCGACCGATGACCCAGTCCGAGCTCAAGGACGCGATGCTCTCCGTGCTTCCGGCGAGCAAATGGACCTCGTGGTGGGCAACCGCGAAAAAAAATCCGCGCGTGGTCATGTCGGGAAAGGGAGCGAAGGCGACCTACGCGTGGGCAGCCTCGACCGAGGCAGCCGACGAGCGGGTCCTGGCGCGGTTCGCCCAGGCAAAACCCGCTCAGAAGATGAAGATCGCCCGGAGGGAAAGCGGCCGTAACGCCGAGGTCGCCGACAAGATGGCAGACATTCTGGCCAGGGATGCGGAGAAACTGGCGGAACGAGATCCTGCAGCTGCCTGGGAGATTCTGGCGACGCTGGAAAAGCTTCCCGGTCAGCACGACACCGAGCTCGATCCCGACCAGCTTCTCCTCGATATCCCCCCCGCTCGCATCACCTCCGGAATCACCGACCGCAGCCTGCGGGAAAAGGCGATCGGACGCATCGCCGAGATTTCGGAGAACCCCGCACGCGCCCTCGAGGAGATCTTCTTCAGCGAGACCGACTCGAGAGTTCTCACACTGATCTTCACGCTCCTCGACGAAGGGGGCCATGAGGCGGTCGCACGTCGGGTAGTCGAGCAGACGCTACGCTACCCTCGCCGGTTTCCCCGCGCCTTCATGTGGTTTGCAAATCGCGCGGATTCCGCTTCGAAACTCCCCGAGCGTGCCGACTACAACATGATCTATCAGCTCAACGAGCTGCTCAGCTCCGAGATGCCGCCGGCGGAAAGACTCAAGGTCAAGGAATTCTTCGACAAGGGCCGGCTCGCAATGCGAATCGTCGGAGAACGGGATCAGCCGGACGAAGCGCGGCGCCTGCACGCGGCGCTCGACCGGTTCGGTCAGCTCGAGCCCTTCCGTCGCGACGGGCTGAAAGCGGCGATCGAGATGAAGCATCCTTCAGTCCGCGACGTCCCAGACGACGAGCCGATCGTCGCTCTCGCCTCTTCGATCGCCCAGAAACGCGACGAGCTCGAACGGATCCGAAACGTCGAGATCCCCGCAACTCTCAAACAGATCAAGGAAGCGCGCGAGATGGGCGACCTCCGGGAGAATTTCGAGTACAAGGCCGCCCGCGATCGCCAGGAGTATCTCGCATCCCGTGTCGCCGCGCTCACAGCCGAGCTCAGCCGAGTGCGTGTCCTCGACCCCGCGACCATCGATACGCGCGTGGCGCGACCCGGCACCAGCCTTCTTCTGAAGGACCCCGCCGGCGAAGAGCGCCGCATCTCGATACTCGGGCCGTGGGAGTCGGATCCGGACAAAGCGATCTACTCGCTCGAGTCGGAGGCGGCCAAAAAGCTGCTGGGACAACCGGTCGGCTCCCGGGTCTCTCTGTTCGGCATCGACTACGAGATCGTCTCGATCGACCCGTGGCAGCAATCCGCCTGA
- a CDS encoding ferredoxin family protein — MTYIIAEPCIGTKDTSCVDVCPVDCIHPRKDEDGFAETEMLYIDPEVCIDCGACEPACPVQAIFPEDLLPEKWEKYREINTDWYKK; from the coding sequence ATGACCTACATCATCGCCGAACCATGCATCGGCACCAAGGACACATCCTGTGTCGATGTCTGTCCCGTGGACTGCATCCACCCGAGAAAGGATGAAGACGGCTTCGCGGAGACGGAAATGCTCTATATCGATCCCGAGGTCTGTATCGACTGCGGCGCGTGCGAGCCCGCCTGCCCGGTCCAGGCAATCTTCCCGGAAGATCTCCTTCCCGAGAAGTGGGAGAAGTACCGGGAGATCAACACCGATTGGTATAAGAAGTAA
- the lepA gene encoding translation elongation factor 4: protein MPDQSHIRNFSIVAHIDHGKTTLSDRILETTGAVTQRELGAQMLDDMDLERERGITIKARAVTIKYKADDGEIYSFNLIDTPGHVDFTYEVSRSLAACEGAILVVDATQGPEAQTLANAYLAIDNDLTLIPVINKIDLPSAEPDRVREQISNVVGIDGNRAILASAKAGTGIHEILERIIEEIPAPSGIPDAPPRALLFDSWYDSYRGVMILVRVVDGELRKGMKIRFVSTGRSYEISTLGMFAPKPIEVDRLGTGEVGFIGANIKDIVQARIGDTITEVKAEVVPLPGFEDVKPMVFAGIFPIDSDDYPDLRDAVEKLRLNDASFSFEPETSGALGFGFRCGFLGLLHMEIIQERLEREFDLELITSAPGVRYEVTTTSGDLVVVENPQKLPDAGSIAKTEEPYIEATIMTSDEFVGPILALATERRGIQKKLEYVSSNRVMIVYEMPLGEVILDFFDKLKSVSRGYASLDYHFVGYRESDLVKLDILVNGEPLDALSLIVHKDKAYERGKQLVDKMKEFIPRQMFEVALQAAIGNRIVARVSVKALRKNVIAKCYGGDITRKRKLLEKQKEGKKRMKRVGKVEIPQEAFLAVLEID from the coding sequence ATGCCGGACCAGTCGCATATCAGAAACTTTTCGATCGTGGCGCATATCGACCACGGAAAGACCACGCTGTCCGATCGGATTCTCGAGACCACCGGCGCGGTGACTCAACGCGAGCTGGGCGCTCAGATGCTCGACGACATGGACCTCGAGCGAGAACGCGGAATCACGATCAAGGCTCGCGCGGTCACGATCAAATACAAAGCCGACGACGGAGAGATTTACTCGTTCAACCTGATCGACACGCCAGGCCACGTCGACTTCACCTACGAGGTCAGCCGAAGCCTGGCCGCGTGCGAGGGTGCCATCCTGGTCGTCGATGCGACCCAGGGGCCCGAGGCGCAGACGCTCGCCAACGCCTACCTCGCAATCGATAACGATCTCACCCTCATCCCGGTGATCAACAAGATCGATCTTCCGTCCGCCGAACCGGATCGCGTCCGTGAACAGATCTCCAACGTAGTCGGCATCGACGGAAATCGCGCCATCCTCGCTTCGGCGAAGGCAGGCACCGGAATCCACGAGATCCTCGAGCGAATCATCGAAGAGATCCCCGCTCCGTCCGGAATCCCCGACGCTCCGCCACGCGCACTTCTGTTCGACTCCTGGTACGACTCCTATCGCGGAGTCATGATCCTGGTCCGTGTCGTCGACGGAGAGCTCCGGAAGGGAATGAAGATCCGCTTCGTCTCGACCGGCCGCAGCTACGAGATCTCGACGCTCGGCATGTTTGCTCCCAAGCCGATCGAAGTCGATCGGCTCGGTACCGGCGAGGTCGGATTCATCGGCGCGAACATCAAGGACATCGTCCAGGCGCGCATCGGTGACACGATCACCGAGGTCAAGGCGGAGGTCGTGCCGCTGCCCGGGTTCGAGGACGTCAAACCGATGGTCTTCGCCGGAATCTTTCCGATCGACAGCGACGACTACCCCGATCTCAGGGATGCCGTCGAGAAACTGCGGCTCAACGATGCGTCCTTCAGCTTCGAGCCCGAGACCTCGGGTGCGCTCGGATTCGGATTCCGGTGCGGCTTTCTCGGACTCCTCCACATGGAGATCATCCAGGAGCGCCTCGAACGCGAATTCGATCTCGAGCTGATCACGTCCGCCCCCGGCGTCCGCTACGAGGTCACCACGACCTCCGGCGACCTGGTCGTCGTCGAGAATCCTCAAAAGCTTCCCGATGCGGGATCGATCGCGAAAACGGAAGAGCCCTACATCGAGGCGACCATCATGACCTCCGATGAGTTCGTCGGACCGATTCTCGCTCTCGCAACCGAGCGCCGCGGCATCCAGAAGAAGCTCGAGTACGTCTCCTCCAATCGCGTCATGATCGTCTACGAAATGCCCCTCGGTGAAGTCATCCTCGACTTCTTCGACAAGCTCAAGTCCGTGTCGCGCGGCTACGCATCGCTCGATTACCACTTCGTCGGCTACCGCGAGAGCGATCTCGTCAAGCTCGACATCCTCGTCAACGGAGAGCCCCTCGACGCGCTCAGCCTCATCGTTCACAAGGACAAGGCCTACGAACGAGGCAAGCAACTCGTCGACAAGATGAAGGAGTTCATTCCACGCCAGATGTTCGAGGTGGCTCTTCAGGCCGCGATCGGAAATCGAATCGTCGCACGCGTTTCGGTCAAAGCCCTCCGAAAGAACGTCATCGCGAAGTGTTACGGCGGTGACATCACCCGGAAGCGGAAGCTCCTCGAGAAGCAGAAGGAAGGGAAGAAGCGGATGAAGCGGGTGGGGAAAGTCGAGATTCCGCAGGAAGCCTTCCTCGCGGTTCTCGAGATCGACTGA
- the ruvA gene encoding Holliday junction branch migration protein RuvA: MIASLNGPIARLEPDRVVVMAGGVGYLVHIPLSTFYVIEGKKEASLEIYTHVREDILALYGFATSREKQVFEKLITISGIGPKLAQSILSGIDVNELIDAVVSNDSKRLNAIPGVGKKTADRICLELKDKLDLPGLPEGRTTSSGVGRSSLAEDVVSALVNLGYKDTLSRKAVEAAAADLDSEPEFSELLRSSLRHLSG; the protein is encoded by the coding sequence ATGATCGCATCGCTGAACGGCCCGATTGCCCGTCTCGAGCCCGACCGGGTCGTCGTAATGGCCGGCGGCGTCGGCTATCTCGTCCACATTCCGCTGTCGACGTTCTACGTGATCGAGGGGAAAAAGGAAGCCAGTCTCGAGATCTACACGCACGTCAGAGAGGACATCCTCGCGCTTTACGGTTTCGCGACCAGCCGCGAGAAGCAGGTCTTCGAGAAACTCATCACGATTTCCGGAATCGGTCCGAAGCTCGCCCAGTCGATCCTCTCCGGCATCGACGTCAACGAACTGATCGACGCCGTGGTGAGCAACGACAGCAAGCGGCTCAACGCGATCCCGGGGGTCGGCAAGAAAACCGCCGATCGAATCTGTCTCGAACTGAAGGACAAGCTCGACCTTCCGGGTCTGCCGGAGGGCCGGACAACGTCGTCAGGCGTCGGGCGCTCCTCGCTCGCCGAAGACGTCGTCTCCGCACTGGTCAACCTCGGTTACAAGGACACCCTCTCGAGAAAGGCGGTCGAGGCCGCTGCCGCGGATCTCGATTCCGAGCCGGAGTTCTCCGAGCTCCTCCGCTCTTCGCTCCGCCACCTCTCTGGCTAG